The Phoenix dactylifera cultivar Barhee BC4 chromosome 9, palm_55x_up_171113_PBpolish2nd_filt_p, whole genome shotgun sequence genome window below encodes:
- the LOC103695503 gene encoding uncharacterized protein LOC103695503 isoform X1: MDDGDLPSADGLSERLATGGDAAAVAAGAEESGHPREGCEALARAISSTLGSVMREFDARAEGAARSQDELILSLDRFAGELDKLLEDAPLPFIMQHATKISSIRKRVSALNLLLKSIQRRIDNIDRMLSTGIPNDNVPPDIVETSSPTL; encoded by the exons ATGGACGACGGAGACCTACCGTCCGCCGACGGCTTGTCGGAGCGTCTCGCGACGGGAGGAGATGCGGCGGCGGTAGCAGCCGGCGCGGAGGAGTCCGGGCACCCTAGGGAAGGATGCGAGGCCCTAGCTAGGGCGATCTCCTCGACGCTGGGGAGTGTGATGAGGGAGTTCGATGCCAGAGCGGAGGGCGCGGCTCGGAGCCAGGACGAGCTCATTCTCTCCCTCGATCGTTTCGCCGGAG AACTAGATAAGCTATTAGAAGATGCACCCTTGCCATTTATTATGCAACATGCAACCAAGATCTCCTCCATCCGTAAGAGAGTTTCAGCATTGAACTTGCTCTTGAAGTCAATACAGAGGCGCATCGATAACATAGATCGCATGCTTTCTACAGGCATACCAAATG ATAATGTGCCACCTGATATAGTGGAGACATCATCACCGACTTTGTAA
- the LOC103695503 gene encoding uncharacterized protein LOC103695503 isoform X2, translating to MLHSHVYVVCPTGWKRLRKSQGEGETCGIWAGNGSYPPKNLWVLDFNQKELDKLLEDAPLPFIMQHATKISSIRKRVSALNLLLKSIQRRIDNIDRMLSTGIPNDNVPPDIVETSSPTL from the exons ATGCTTCATTCCCATGTCTATGTGGTATGCCCAACCGGGTGGAAAAGGTTGAGGAAGAgtcaaggagagggagaaacTTGTGGGATCTGGGCAGGCAATGGATCCTACCCACCCAAGAATTTATGGGTGCTGGATTTCAACCAAAAAG AACTAGATAAGCTATTAGAAGATGCACCCTTGCCATTTATTATGCAACATGCAACCAAGATCTCCTCCATCCGTAAGAGAGTTTCAGCATTGAACTTGCTCTTGAAGTCAATACAGAGGCGCATCGATAACATAGATCGCATGCTTTCTACAGGCATACCAAATG ATAATGTGCCACCTGATATAGTGGAGACATCATCACCGACTTTGTAA